A single region of the Raphanus sativus cultivar WK10039 chromosome 1, ASM80110v3, whole genome shotgun sequence genome encodes:
- the LOC108843243 gene encoding universal stress protein A-like protein, with protein sequence MEMSGSLTCVVVAVDGSEVSMEALRWALDNLKLSSSSPDSSFVVLHVQPSPSVAAGVSPGTIPFGGPSGLEVPAFTSAIEQHHKRITDTIMDHARLIFADISVNVKTQVVVGDPKYKICETVESLHADLLVIGSRAHGRIKRMFLGSVSNYCTNHVHCPVVVIKPKGDSSE encoded by the exons ATGGAGATGTCGGGAAGTTTGACTTGCGTTGTCGTGGCGGTAGATGGAAGCGAGGTGAGCATGGAAGCTCTGAGGTGGGCACTGGACAACCTCAAGCTCTCATCGTCTTCTCCCGATTCATCATTCGTCGTCCTCCATGTCCAGCCTTCGCCTTCTGTCGCCGCAGGCGTTAGCCCCGGAACCATCCCTTTCGGTGGTCCCA GTGGTCTAGAGGTTCCTGCTTTCACCTCTGCGATCGAACAGCACCATAAACGGATCACAGACACCATCATGGATCACGCTCGTCTGATTTTTGCAGATATATCG GTGAATGTGAAAACGCAAGTGGTGGTTGGTGATCCAAAGTATAAGATATGCGAGACTGTTGAGAGTTTGCACGCAGATCTGCTTGTCATCGGCTCTCGGGCTCATGGCCGCATTAAGAG GATGTTTTTGGGAAGTGTAAGCAACTACTGCACCAACCATGTGCACTGCCCTGTTGTGGTTATTAAACCTAAAGGGGATTCTTCCGAATAA